A genome region from Geoanaerobacter pelophilus includes the following:
- a CDS encoding PAS domain-containing sensor histidine kinase, with translation MKLQPTKSVDNLTEGSEVKAIAVRTLTYVICGALLLILFSMIQRRLMGVAISLTPRAFVVPVIFGGGSGLLLAIWQERLRKTMMLLSISEDRYRTVTDFATDLTYLLSPDGTLHYVSPAAFKLTGYSPSDFISDPSLLDKIIHSDDKQIWLAHKSHHSEQGEFEEVHVRIVTKNGRVRWIRHVCRPISNESGEFLGIRGSNSDITEIKNAENEIRELNLSLESKIAERTARLETTLVELNCLNEDLLRQRQALECSNQDLEAFSYSVSHDLRAPLRHIIGFCSILSQECCEKLSTEEMFIVDRISNATNRMDKMIDSMLHLAKIRNATMCKVPVNLSEIAESVASMLRDTSPGRSIKVTIEENLTTIGDKMLLENAIQNLFANAWKYTSMTENAEIEFGREIIDGVEQFYIRDNGVGFDMAYADKLFTAFQRLHGREFEGSGIGLATVKRIIDLHGGNISGEGQKNCGAVFRFTLGSSFI, from the coding sequence ATGAAACTTCAGCCCACAAAATCAGTTGATAATCTGACAGAGGGCTCTGAAGTAAAGGCAATTGCCGTAAGAACTCTCACATATGTTATTTGTGGCGCATTACTGCTGATCCTGTTTTCAATGATACAGAGAAGACTGATGGGAGTGGCAATCAGTTTAACTCCCAGGGCTTTCGTCGTTCCGGTTATTTTTGGTGGTGGCAGCGGACTCTTGCTTGCCATTTGGCAGGAACGGCTTAGAAAAACAATGATGTTGCTTTCAATAAGTGAAGATCGCTACCGAACAGTTACCGATTTCGCCACCGATCTCACCTACCTCCTTTCTCCTGACGGAACACTTCATTATGTCTCTCCAGCAGCATTCAAACTGACCGGTTACTCCCCATCAGATTTCATTTCAGACCCTTCACTTCTTGATAAGATAATTCATTCGGATGACAAACAAATATGGCTAGCCCATAAAAGCCACCATAGCGAGCAAGGTGAATTCGAAGAGGTTCATGTAAGAATAGTGACTAAAAATGGCAGAGTCCGCTGGATAAGACATGTATGCAGGCCTATTTCGAATGAAAGTGGCGAATTCCTGGGTATCAGGGGGAGCAATAGCGATATAACCGAGATCAAAAACGCTGAAAATGAAATCCGAGAACTCAATCTTTCGTTAGAATCAAAAATCGCAGAAAGAACTGCCAGGCTCGAAACTACGCTGGTGGAACTCAATTGTCTCAACGAGGATTTGCTTCGGCAGAGGCAGGCTTTGGAATGTTCAAACCAGGACCTTGAAGCCTTCAGTTACTCGGTTTCTCATGATCTGAGAGCCCCATTGCGTCACATAATCGGTTTTTGTTCCATTCTTTCTCAAGAGTGCTGTGAAAAACTGAGCACAGAAGAAATGTTCATAGTAGATCGTATCAGCAATGCCACAAACAGAATGGACAAGATGATTGATTCAATGCTGCATCTTGCAAAAATTAGAAATGCCACTATGTGCAAAGTGCCGGTGAATCTTTCCGAAATTGCTGAAAGTGTTGCATCAATGCTGAGAGATACCTCTCCTGGACGTTCCATCAAAGTTACAATTGAGGAAAACCTCACAACAATCGGTGACAAGATGCTGCTAGAAAATGCAATTCAGAATCTGTTTGCGAACGCGTGGAAATACACATCCATGACAGAAAATGCAGAAATAGAATTTGGAAGAGAAATTATAGACGGAGTTGAACAGTTCTATATAAGAGATAATGGTGTCGGATTCGACATGGCTTACGCTGATAAACTGTTCACCGCATTTCAGCGTCTGCATGGCAGAGAGTTTGAGGGGTCAGGCATTGGTCTTGCCACAGTAAAAAGGATAATCGATCTGCATGGCGGTAACATAAGCGGTGAAGGACAGAAAAACTGCGGCGCTGTTTTTCGATTTACCCTCGGGAGCAGTTTTATCTAA
- a CDS encoding c-type heme family protein, whose product MADKLFNERRDLKEHIEIRSIDGKKYLLFAKPFLETNQACILCHGKRSDAPIVLQQIYSGQGGFNESAGTIRAIES is encoded by the coding sequence ATGGCTGATAAACTGTTCAATGAGCGACGCGACCTGAAAGAACATATCGAGATCAGGAGCATTGACGGGAAGAAATACCTGCTCTTCGCCAAACCGTTCCTCGAGACCAACCAGGCATGCATTCTCTGTCACGGCAAGCGCTCCGATGCACCGATAGTACTTCAGCAGATCTATTCAGGACAGGGCGGATTCAACGAGTCTGCCGGCACGATCAGAGCGATCGAATCTTGA
- a CDS encoding HNH endonuclease signature motif containing protein: MESTESKTPYLSSKNHLWDNAKSFRNSAGYIVLYVYDPVAKKTLHRMLHIVLWERAHGKRVPPRCCIHHLNGITDDNRVENLLCVPKTMHMRLHRDLKRLSQSLSPVFFNIKRHAIISEHVDQITEHQKRRERWGIHS, from the coding sequence AAAAACCACTTATGGGATAACGCGAAATCATTCAGAAACAGCGCGGGGTACATCGTCTTGTATGTTTATGACCCAGTTGCGAAAAAGACTCTGCATCGCATGCTGCACATTGTCCTATGGGAACGTGCGCATGGCAAAAGGGTGCCGCCGCGTTGCTGCATTCATCACCTAAACGGCATTACTGACGACAATCGTGTCGAAAACCTGCTCTGTGTTCCGAAAACAATGCATATGCGGCTCCACCGAGATCTGAAAAGACTTTCTCAAAGCCTGTCGCCGGTTTTTTTCAACATCAAGCGGCATGCGATCATCAGTGAGCATGTTGATCAGATAACAGAACATCAAAAGCGGCGGGAACGATGGGGGATTCATTCCTAG
- a CDS encoding c-type heme family protein has product MKTFRQLLFAVALTAVIGVLTYTAVTRYVVHKAEENLQSIILSHRSFHAYIQQVMHPTYYKAKDEGRVAKDFYAPQLLSSSYIIRVMHGLFNKEREKEGLPLVYYKMASLPPRNPVNIADDREAWLINCSMSDAT; this is encoded by the coding sequence ATGAAAACATTCCGGCAACTGTTATTTGCTGTAGCGTTGACAGCCGTTATCGGCGTTCTGACCTACACTGCTGTCACTAGGTATGTTGTGCACAAGGCTGAAGAGAACCTCCAGAGCATCATCCTCTCACACCGGTCATTTCATGCCTACATCCAGCAGGTAATGCACCCGACCTACTACAAGGCCAAAGACGAGGGGAGGGTCGCCAAGGACTTCTATGCGCCACAACTCCTCTCGTCGTCATATATCATCCGGGTCATGCACGGCCTCTTCAACAAGGAGCGAGAGAAAGAAGGGCTTCCCCTCGTCTACTACAAAATGGCCTCGCTACCCCCCAGAAATCCGGTCAACATAGCCGATGACCGGGAGGCATGGCTGATAAACTGTTCAATGAGCGACGCGACCTGA